The following are from one region of the Paenalkalicoccus suaedae genome:
- the tenA gene encoding thiaminase II: MNFSDQLRQEAAPIFDAIMEHPFVRGIANGDVPKEALIHYVKQDFEYLTTFCRIYGLAISKCENREDMIFFRDQISFVLNDEIHPHNNFCEVAGVSYEDLQKAALAPTAHHYTRHMLQAATTGSLGETLAALAPCPWTYWEIGRNLMNEINPTTDHPFYDWITFYGDKDVSLITETFKQKIDACAEAAGPAERSRMMEHFLISTQLEHQFWTMAFEQEKWPVPEGVLK; the protein is encoded by the coding sequence ATGAATTTTTCGGATCAGTTACGACAGGAAGCAGCGCCAATTTTTGATGCAATTATGGAGCATCCGTTCGTGCGAGGCATTGCGAATGGCGACGTGCCGAAAGAAGCACTAATTCACTACGTGAAGCAGGATTTTGAGTACCTCACGACATTTTGCCGCATTTATGGACTCGCTATTTCGAAGTGTGAGAACCGCGAGGACATGATTTTCTTCCGCGATCAAATCTCGTTTGTGCTTAACGACGAGATTCATCCGCACAACAATTTTTGCGAGGTCGCCGGCGTAAGCTATGAAGACCTGCAGAAGGCCGCGCTCGCGCCGACCGCTCATCACTACACGCGCCACATGCTTCAAGCAGCCACTACAGGCTCTTTGGGCGAAACATTAGCAGCGCTTGCTCCATGTCCGTGGACGTACTGGGAGATCGGGCGCAATCTGATGAACGAAATCAATCCAACAACCGACCATCCATTTTATGACTGGATTACGTTTTATGGAGACAAAGACGTTAGTTTGATTACAGAAACGTTTAAACAGAAAATAGATGCTTGTGCAGAAGCGGCTGGACCAGCGGAGCGTTCTCGTATGATGGAGCACTTCCTCATTAGTACACAGCTTGAGCATCAGTTCTGGACGATGGCCTTTGAACAAGAGAAATGGCCCGTTCCAGAAGGCGTTCTAAAATAA
- the egtD gene encoding L-histidine N(alpha)-methyltransferase yields MRIEKVSQHGMLQGLMSEPKTISAKYFYDERGSALFEAITALPEYYQTRTEASILEASLPKLASYMDRPVTLIEYGSGSSAKTRILLEHLSNVNTYIPIDISEEFLAQTVQQLSLDFPAIRVTGVSADYTLPITLPPSQSEKRVVFFPGSTIGNFEPDEAKAFLANSRHMLHAGDLFLLGVDRKKDVSVVEAAYDDSAGVTAAFNKNVIARLNRETGAKLDESAFSHVAFYNKRKGRIEMHLKVRSDQDMQGLGAGIQFSEGELIHTENSYKFDESDIHELAVAAGFTVREILSDEKEYFSVCVLEVPGAE; encoded by the coding sequence ATGAGAATAGAAAAGGTAAGTCAACACGGCATGCTCCAAGGCTTAATGTCTGAGCCGAAAACCATCTCGGCGAAATACTTTTATGATGAGCGCGGATCAGCGTTATTTGAAGCGATCACCGCGCTACCTGAATATTATCAAACGCGCACGGAAGCGAGCATTCTGGAGGCATCGCTACCAAAACTCGCGTCATACATGGATCGTCCGGTGACACTGATCGAGTACGGAAGTGGCAGTAGCGCAAAAACGCGAATTTTACTCGAGCACCTATCGAACGTCAACACGTACATTCCAATCGACATCTCAGAGGAATTCCTGGCCCAAACCGTGCAACAGCTAAGCCTAGACTTCCCAGCAATTCGCGTAACCGGCGTCTCGGCAGACTACACGCTACCAATCACCCTACCACCTTCTCAGTCAGAAAAGCGGGTCGTGTTCTTCCCAGGCTCTACGATTGGTAACTTTGAACCAGATGAGGCAAAAGCATTTTTAGCAAACAGCCGTCACATGCTACATGCAGGCGACTTATTTTTACTCGGTGTCGACCGTAAAAAAGATGTGTCCGTCGTCGAAGCAGCCTACGACGACTCCGCCGGAGTAACAGCTGCATTCAATAAAAATGTCATTGCCCGTTTAAATAGAGAAACAGGTGCGAAGCTAGATGAATCAGCTTTTTCACATGTAGCTTTCTATAACAAGCGCAAAGGCAGAATCGAGATGCATTTGAAGGTCAGGTCGGATCAAGACATGCAGGGCTTAGGCGCTGGCATTCAGTTTAGTGAGGGCGAGCTCATTCATACGGAAAACTCGTACAAGTTTGACGAGTCCGACATCCACGAACTCGCTGTCGCAGCAGGATTTACAGTGAGGGAAATTCTCTCTGACGAAAAGGAATACTTTAGCGTCTGTGTGCTAGAAGTGCCAGGAGCGGAGTAG
- the egtB gene encoding ergothioneine biosynthesis protein EgtB, which translates to MQVKNSQKLLQRYMDVRGYSHKLVENLEIEDFLLQAATHVSPTKWHLAHTTWFFEKFILEAYIDSYEHYNEVFLYLFNSYYKRIGNPHPQSERGLISRPTVNETMAYRKHVDTHMKELLSQDPDQLDPKLLEVLEIGLQHEQQHQELILMDLLYNFSHNPVPPAFLPESSEKMGEAPALTFHTFEEGMTEVGHSGDGFAFDNEEPRHRTFLHAFKLANRPVTNGEFMAFIEDGGYERAELWLSDGFQTVQDEGWKHPLYWMRQDTSWMMFTLGGTVDIDPDAPVCHVSFYEADAYARWAGRRLPTESEWEHALANEVIEGNFMEDMVLAPTSLYSGKMFEKAYGDVWEWTQSPYTAYPRSKPLEGALGEYNAKFMSNQLVLRGGSCVTPLSHIRPTYRNFFYPQMRWQFSGFRLADDV; encoded by the coding sequence ATGCAGGTTAAGAATAGCCAAAAGCTGTTGCAACGTTACATGGACGTTCGTGGATACTCTCATAAGCTAGTGGAAAACCTAGAGATTGAAGATTTTTTATTGCAAGCAGCAACGCATGTCAGCCCGACCAAGTGGCATTTAGCCCACACCACGTGGTTTTTCGAAAAATTTATCCTCGAGGCATACATAGATAGCTACGAGCATTATAACGAGGTATTTTTGTATCTATTTAATTCGTATTACAAGCGCATCGGTAATCCGCATCCGCAGTCTGAGCGTGGGCTCATCTCGCGTCCGACTGTGAATGAGACGATGGCGTACCGAAAGCATGTTGACACCCATATGAAGGAATTGCTCTCTCAAGATCCTGATCAGCTCGATCCGAAGCTTCTTGAGGTACTTGAGATTGGTCTTCAGCACGAGCAACAGCATCAGGAGCTGATTTTAATGGATCTGCTCTATAACTTCTCGCATAACCCAGTGCCACCAGCTTTTTTACCTGAATCTTCAGAAAAAATGGGTGAAGCACCAGCCCTTACATTCCATACTTTTGAAGAGGGGATGACAGAGGTTGGACATAGTGGAGACGGGTTTGCGTTTGATAATGAGGAGCCGCGTCACCGCACGTTTTTACATGCGTTTAAGCTCGCTAATCGTCCCGTTACAAATGGAGAGTTTATGGCATTTATTGAAGATGGAGGCTACGAACGCGCTGAGCTATGGTTGTCTGATGGTTTTCAAACGGTTCAGGATGAAGGGTGGAAGCATCCCCTTTATTGGATGAGACAAGACACTAGCTGGATGATGTTTACGTTAGGCGGAACGGTCGATATTGACCCAGATGCGCCAGTCTGTCACGTGAGTTTCTATGAAGCAGATGCTTATGCGCGTTGGGCAGGAAGAAGGTTGCCGACGGAATCGGAGTGGGAGCATGCGCTAGCAAACGAGGTCATCGAAGGCAACTTTATGGAGGATATGGTGCTCGCTCCAACGTCCCTTTACAGTGGCAAAATGTTTGAAAAGGCATATGGTGATGTATGGGAATGGACACAAAGTCCATACACGGCCTACCCGAGAAGCAAGCCATTAGAAGGTGCTTTAGGCGAGTACAATGCCAAATTTATGTCCAACCAGTTAGTGCTACGCGGGGGCTCCTGTGTAACACCGCTGTCCCATATTAGACCGACGTATCGCAATTTTTTCTACCCACAAATGCGCTGGCAGTTTAGCGGCTTTAGATTGGCGGATGATGTATGA
- the ppdK gene encoding pyruvate, phosphate dikinase — protein MTTQFVFDFATTTKVTKELAGGKGANLAEMTRIGLPVPPGFTITTEACLQYDAAGRKLPDTIREQTLTALAELEAKTGKRLGDNTNPLFVSVRSGAVVSMPGMMDTVLNLGMNDDTARAFAEQTGNPRFAYDCYRRFLQMFSDVVLGVDMFYFERELEHYREQKGYKTDPELTADDWKELIQTFKLIVQKKHKQPFPEDPHEQLMLAVAAVFRSWYNDRAMIYRRVHHIPHTLGTAVNIQSMVFGNMGDTSGTGVAFTRNPSTGEATLYGEYLVNAQGEDVVAGIRTPNPIAELASAMPDVFAQFKETCERLEAHYRDMQDIEFTVEDGKLYLLQTRNGKRTAAAGVRIAVEMVREGILTREEALLRVDADQVDKLLHARIDDSVDRDVFAKGLPASPGAASGAIVFSADDAAKRAADGERVILVRPETTPDDIHGIIAAEAVLTTRGGMTSHAAVVARGMGKACVCGCEELNVGENTLSVAGETLVEGTIITLDGGTGEVYIGEAPMVMPELSDEFNELLTWADDVRRMMVRANADQPLDAKRAVEFGAEGIGLCRTEHMFMEADRIPVVREMIFAKTMTEREAALQRLEPMQEEDFFGLFEEMGGRPVTIRLLDPPLHEFLPDKEELIVRVTELGITGEHPAELTEKRRLLSLVSELEEKNPMLGHRGCRLGMTHPEIYAMQARAIFKAAVRSGAVPEVMIPLVGHVNELAAMRAVVEEEAARVEADQGVTLTYTVGTMIEVPRAAITADVIAAEADFFSFGTNDLTQTTFGYSRDDAEGKFLTQYVERETLPRNPFVHIDEDGVGRLVRQGVELGRGSKPGLKAGICGEHGGDPESIDFCERVGLDYVSCSPYRVPTARLAAAQATLRLRSGETVEV, from the coding sequence ATGACAACGCAATTCGTGTTTGACTTCGCTACAACGACAAAGGTGACAAAGGAACTCGCCGGAGGAAAGGGCGCCAACCTCGCTGAGATGACGCGGATTGGGCTACCTGTACCGCCTGGATTTACGATAACAACGGAGGCCTGTCTGCAATACGATGCGGCAGGACGCAAACTACCTGACACCATCCGCGAACAGACGCTAACAGCACTCGCAGAGCTCGAAGCTAAAACCGGTAAAAGACTTGGTGACAACACGAATCCACTGTTTGTTTCTGTCCGGTCAGGGGCGGTTGTGTCGATGCCGGGGATGATGGATACTGTGCTAAATCTCGGCATGAACGATGACACGGCGCGTGCGTTTGCCGAGCAGACGGGGAATCCGCGGTTTGCTTACGACTGCTACCGTCGCTTTTTGCAAATGTTCTCCGATGTCGTGCTCGGCGTTGACATGTTTTACTTTGAACGCGAGCTTGAGCATTACCGCGAGCAGAAGGGCTATAAAACGGATCCAGAGCTCACGGCCGACGACTGGAAGGAGCTCATCCAAACCTTCAAGCTTATCGTACAGAAAAAACATAAACAGCCTTTCCCAGAGGATCCACACGAGCAGCTTATGCTAGCGGTTGCCGCTGTGTTCCGCTCGTGGTACAACGACCGAGCGATGATTTATCGCCGTGTGCACCACATTCCACATACGCTTGGAACGGCCGTCAACATTCAGTCGATGGTCTTCGGCAACATGGGAGACACGTCCGGAACGGGAGTAGCATTTACGCGCAATCCATCAACAGGAGAGGCGACATTATACGGCGAATACCTCGTTAACGCACAGGGAGAGGACGTTGTAGCGGGTATTCGCACGCCGAATCCGATCGCGGAGCTTGCGTCTGCGATGCCGGACGTGTTCGCTCAATTTAAGGAGACATGCGAACGCCTTGAAGCGCACTACCGTGATATGCAGGACATTGAGTTTACTGTAGAAGATGGCAAGCTTTACCTGCTACAAACGCGAAATGGCAAGCGTACGGCCGCAGCTGGTGTTCGTATTGCCGTTGAAATGGTACGCGAGGGTATTCTGACCCGTGAAGAAGCGCTTCTACGCGTAGACGCGGACCAAGTGGACAAACTGCTCCATGCGCGCATTGATGATTCCGTTGACCGCGATGTGTTTGCAAAGGGATTACCGGCGTCACCGGGCGCTGCGAGTGGCGCAATCGTCTTTTCCGCTGACGATGCGGCGAAGCGAGCGGCCGATGGCGAGCGCGTGATCCTCGTCCGCCCAGAGACGACGCCTGATGACATTCACGGGATCATCGCGGCCGAGGCCGTGCTCACGACTCGAGGCGGCATGACGAGCCACGCGGCGGTAGTCGCTCGCGGCATGGGCAAAGCGTGCGTCTGCGGTTGTGAGGAGTTAAACGTCGGCGAGAATACTCTCTCTGTCGCGGGAGAAACGTTAGTGGAAGGTACGATCATCACGCTTGACGGAGGCACCGGGGAGGTCTACATCGGCGAGGCGCCGATGGTGATGCCAGAGTTATCGGATGAATTTAACGAACTGTTAACGTGGGCCGATGACGTCCGTCGCATGATGGTTCGCGCAAATGCGGATCAGCCACTAGATGCAAAACGTGCAGTTGAGTTTGGAGCAGAAGGCATCGGCCTTTGTCGGACGGAGCATATGTTTATGGAGGCTGACCGAATTCCAGTTGTCCGCGAGATGATTTTTGCCAAAACGATGACGGAGCGCGAGGCGGCCTTGCAACGTTTGGAACCTATGCAGGAAGAGGACTTTTTTGGATTATTCGAGGAGATGGGAGGTCGTCCTGTTACGATTCGCTTATTGGATCCACCGTTACACGAGTTTCTCCCAGACAAGGAGGAATTGATTGTGCGGGTGACGGAGCTTGGGATTACGGGTGAACATCCGGCGGAGCTGACGGAGAAGCGGCGGTTATTGTCGCTTGTGTCGGAGCTTGAGGAGAAGAATCCGATGCTTGGTCACCGTGGCTGTCGTTTAGGGATGACGCATCCTGAGATTTACGCGATGCAGGCTCGTGCGATTTTTAAGGCGGCGGTGCGATCTGGCGCTGTGCCTGAGGTGATGATTCCACTTGTTGGTCATGTGAATGAGCTTGCGGCGATGCGTGCGGTTGTGGAAGAAGAGGCGGCGCGTGTGGAGGCGGATCAGGGTGTGACGCTGACGTATACGGTCGGGACGATGATTGAGGTGCCGCGTGCGGCTATTACAGCGGATGTGATTGCGGCTGAGGCGGACTTTTTCTCCTTCGGGACGAACGATTTGACGCAGACGACGTTTGGCTATAGTCGTGATGATGCGGAAGGGAAGTTTTTGACGCAGTATGTGGAGCGGGAGACGTTGCCTCGTAATCCGTTTGTGCATATTGATGAGGATGGCGTTGGTCGCTTAGTTCGGCAGGGCGTGGAGCTTGGTCGTGGGTCGAAGCCTGGTTTAAAGGCTGGTATTTGTGGGGAGCACGGTGGCGATCCGGAGTCGATTGATTTCTGTGAGCGTGTTGGGCTTGACTATGTGAGTTGTTCGCCATACCGGGTGCCGACGGCGCGGTTGGCGGCGGCGCAGGCGACGCTTCGGTTGCGGTCAGGGGAGACGGTGGAGGTTTAG
- a CDS encoding pyruvate, water dikinase regulatory protein has protein sequence MAHCVFVVSDSVGETADRLVQAALTQFRAAVTIERYSFVTDIDMLERIVVSAAKKGAIIAYTFVLPELLVQVTRLQEAHDVQMVDLITPMMTLIQDTVQEAPRAEPGRMRRLDEDYFKRMEAVEFAVKYDDAKRVEEGIKQADLVLIGVSRTSKTPLSMYLAHKQWKVANVPLVPEVAVPKSLFDLPRGRCIGLTLSPDKLKQIRTTRMKSMGAPSTGTYASFERILEEMTYAETIMKRVGCPTIDVTNRAVEETAEYIVDMVNMERGIRL, from the coding sequence GTGGCTCATTGCGTGTTTGTAGTATCTGATTCTGTTGGGGAAACGGCTGATCGGCTTGTGCAGGCGGCACTTACGCAGTTTCGTGCGGCGGTAACGATTGAACGGTATTCATTTGTAACGGATATCGATATGCTCGAGCGCATCGTTGTTTCTGCAGCAAAAAAGGGAGCAATCATTGCTTATACCTTTGTCCTGCCGGAGTTACTCGTGCAGGTGACACGGCTCCAGGAGGCGCATGACGTGCAAATGGTCGACTTGATCACACCGATGATGACGCTGATCCAAGATACGGTCCAAGAAGCGCCGCGCGCAGAGCCGGGCCGAATGCGACGGCTAGATGAGGACTATTTTAAGCGAATGGAAGCCGTAGAGTTTGCGGTGAAATATGATGATGCGAAGCGAGTCGAAGAAGGCATCAAGCAGGCGGATCTTGTACTCATAGGCGTCTCACGCACGTCGAAAACGCCCCTCTCCATGTACCTCGCGCATAAACAGTGGAAGGTGGCGAACGTGCCGCTGGTACCTGAAGTGGCGGTACCGAAAAGCCTCTTCGACCTCCCACGCGGACGATGCATTGGGCTGACGCTATCACCAGATAAGCTTAAGCAAATCCGCACAACGCGAATGAAGTCCATGGGAGCACCATCGACTGGCACATATGCGAGCTTTGAACGCATTTTAGAGGAGATGACCTATGCGGAAACGATTATGAAACGCGTCGGCTGCCCGACGATTGACGTGACAAATCGAGCTGTTGAGGAAACAGCGGAGTACATTGTAGACATGGTGAATATGGAAAGGGGAATCCGACTATGA
- a CDS encoding nuclease-related domain-containing protein produces the protein MVIKPRKTPVSFRHFDALIRRLEVRHPLVWQVQQDYDNAKAGFAGEESLDFQLSLLRPAEHYILHQVRLQVNEHVFEIDTLIVYSNMIVILEVKNFSGRLDFCDELGQLVQHRSKEEPRALRYPMSQLERQQLLLREWLAKHFPQKIEVHGFVVLVNRASIVQGGDLIDGLVRADKLPFVLNRLALVERKLRLEAVDQKRLAMKIAGACKEPYVDLVEWYAIESEYIRGGVYCSSCKSWHVERLRDRWCCKSCGHVDKDMHKEVLRDYQLLFGNVITCKEACRWLGLKKGTCLKLLKDISEPTSLSRKKVYYSLKSLT, from the coding sequence TTGGTTATTAAGCCACGGAAAACGCCCGTATCTTTTCGACATTTCGATGCTCTTATTAGAAGGCTTGAGGTGCGGCACCCGCTTGTATGGCAGGTCCAACAGGACTACGACAACGCCAAAGCGGGATTTGCTGGCGAGGAGTCGCTCGACTTCCAGCTAAGCTTGCTGCGCCCGGCCGAACACTACATACTGCACCAGGTTCGTTTACAAGTAAACGAGCACGTTTTTGAGATCGATACGCTGATTGTGTATAGCAACATGATCGTTATTCTAGAAGTGAAAAATTTTAGTGGCAGGCTCGATTTTTGCGACGAGCTCGGACAGCTCGTGCAACATCGTAGCAAGGAGGAGCCGCGTGCTCTCCGCTACCCGATGTCCCAGCTTGAGCGACAGCAGCTGCTTTTACGTGAGTGGCTCGCCAAGCATTTTCCTCAGAAAATCGAGGTACATGGGTTCGTCGTATTGGTGAATAGAGCTTCTATTGTGCAAGGCGGAGACTTGATTGATGGCTTAGTGCGAGCGGATAAGTTGCCATTTGTGTTGAATCGTCTTGCTTTAGTAGAAAGAAAACTGCGGTTAGAGGCAGTAGATCAGAAGCGGTTAGCTATGAAAATTGCGGGTGCTTGCAAGGAGCCGTATGTGGATTTAGTGGAGTGGTATGCGATAGAGAGCGAGTACATCCGAGGTGGCGTCTACTGTAGCTCGTGCAAGTCTTGGCATGTGGAGAGGTTGAGAGACCGCTGGTGCTGTAAGTCTTGTGGGCATGTGGATAAGGACATGCATAAGGAGGTGCTTCGTGATTACCAGTTACTGTTTGGCAATGTGATCACGTGTAAAGAGGCGTGTCGGTGGTTGGGGTTGAAGAAAGGAACTTGTTTAAAACTCTTAAAGGATATAAGTGAACCGACTTCGTTAAGCCGGAAGAAAGTATATTATTCGTTGAAGTCTCTTACCTAG
- a CDS encoding vWA domain-containing protein — protein sequence MKKSLLISGSSMLLLIGACSNNSEEATIEETTNEEIASEPANEPDEVEEVSNEVNREEMTLEDPGVPYIPSSMEEVLAFPPGEFAGMDPQESEEFSDVLASLPELREDASEEELLAYITHLGTLVAPSYPDPRLLANRWEQISFLTPNEDGELGPELAELNVEILLDASGSMQEELDGTDKMSIAQDAIDGFVSELPEEANVALRVYGHIGEDPELSCGTIDRVYDLQPYEADAFADALGSVEANGWTPLAHAIETTSEDYRNAAEDATNMIVVVSDGMDTCGGDPVAAIEELSELNVTPIISIIGFDVPANEQGQLRDMARAASSSFATANDQAQLIAELDRNVEIAQAWMSFEAEARQEVETMRGEQATEILEERGEWRVTSQDERITMRFVIDYLIANEIVDQSLASDLHALREERASVSYDIGEEFYGSLYDANVENRDSMMEELDRLTERE from the coding sequence ATGAAGAAGTCACTGCTTATCAGCGGATCAAGCATGCTACTCCTTATTGGAGCCTGCTCCAATAATAGTGAAGAGGCAACGATAGAGGAAACGACTAACGAGGAGATTGCATCGGAGCCGGCGAATGAGCCGGACGAGGTGGAGGAAGTTTCTAATGAGGTTAATAGAGAAGAAATGACGCTTGAAGATCCTGGGGTACCGTATATTCCATCTTCGATGGAGGAGGTGCTGGCGTTCCCGCCGGGGGAGTTTGCTGGGATGGATCCGCAGGAGTCGGAGGAATTTTCGGATGTGTTGGCGTCGTTGCCGGAGCTTCGGGAGGATGCGTCTGAGGAGGAGCTGTTGGCATATATCACGCACCTAGGAACGCTTGTGGCCCCGTCCTATCCGGATCCTCGCTTGCTCGCAAATCGCTGGGAGCAGATTAGCTTTTTGACGCCGAATGAGGATGGAGAGCTAGGGCCTGAGCTTGCGGAGCTGAATGTGGAAATCTTGTTAGACGCGAGTGGCAGTATGCAAGAGGAACTGGATGGCACGGACAAGATGTCGATCGCGCAGGACGCAATTGATGGCTTTGTGTCGGAGCTGCCAGAGGAGGCGAATGTGGCGCTTCGCGTTTATGGACATATTGGAGAGGATCCAGAGCTGTCTTGTGGCACGATTGATCGCGTGTATGATTTACAGCCGTATGAAGCGGACGCGTTTGCGGATGCGCTAGGGAGCGTTGAGGCGAATGGCTGGACGCCGCTTGCGCACGCGATTGAAACAACAAGTGAGGATTACCGCAATGCCGCGGAGGATGCGACGAATATGATCGTCGTCGTGAGTGACGGCATGGACACATGCGGCGGCGATCCGGTTGCGGCGATTGAGGAGCTGAGCGAGTTAAACGTGACGCCGATCATTTCGATTATCGGATTCGACGTGCCGGCGAATGAACAGGGGCAGCTTCGAGATATGGCACGTGCAGCATCGAGCTCGTTTGCGACAGCCAATGATCAGGCGCAGTTGATCGCGGAGCTGGATCGGAATGTGGAGATCGCGCAGGCTTGGATGAGCTTTGAAGCGGAAGCTCGCCAAGAGGTAGAAACTATGCGCGGCGAACAGGCTACGGAGATTTTAGAAGAACGAGGAGAGTGGCGCGTTACTTCTCAAGATGAAAGAATCACGATGAGGTTTGTTATTGACTATTTAATTGCAAATGAAATCGTTGATCAGTCTTTAGCGTCTGATTTGCATGCTTTGAGAGAAGAGAGAGCAAGTGTGTCTTATGACATTGGCGAGGAATTCTATGGATCTCTTTATGATGCTAATGTAGAAAATCGGGATTCGATGATGGAGGAATTGGATCGGCTGACGGAGCGTGAGTAG
- a CDS encoding flp pilus-assembly TadE/G-like family protein, with the protein MIRNERGNMTLLTVAATGAMITLFLIVFSFANALLVKGNASSSAEQAGIAATAVIYEAVNDAIDEYDEQALMELELEIDVDPTLTIDLGETKSLRERITDRAEEDSRDRSPAEKSRAALNEVISNELRGGNDELEEIISEYVLAAIPESVQAARALIEANNGSTRDGSITFFRERQQIEVVASSRMESLIFDELIGEEERFVTDEGYGPVVPFIDYINWSPIEQQF; encoded by the coding sequence ATGATTCGCAACGAACGAGGCAACATGACGCTCTTAACTGTGGCGGCTACTGGAGCCATGATTACATTGTTCTTGATCGTATTTAGCTTTGCAAACGCCCTGCTCGTCAAGGGTAATGCGTCGTCAAGCGCTGAGCAGGCCGGGATCGCAGCAACAGCCGTCATTTACGAAGCCGTTAATGACGCCATTGATGAGTATGATGAGCAGGCATTGATGGAGCTTGAGCTCGAGATAGATGTAGACCCCACCTTAACCATCGATTTGGGTGAAACAAAGTCACTACGCGAGCGCATTACGGATCGAGCAGAAGAGGATTCTAGAGACCGGAGTCCAGCTGAAAAGTCTCGAGCTGCTTTAAATGAAGTCATAAGCAATGAACTACGTGGTGGCAACGACGAGTTAGAGGAAATCATCTCGGAGTATGTGTTGGCAGCGATTCCTGAATCCGTGCAAGCTGCAAGAGCATTAATCGAAGCAAACAACGGTTCCACACGTGATGGCTCTATTACATTCTTTAGAGAAAGGCAACAGATCGAGGTAGTTGCCTCATCAAGAATGGAGTCTCTCATTTTTGATGAATTGATCGGAGAAGAGGAGCGGTTTGTGACAGATGAAGGCTATGGTCCAGTCGTACCGTTTATCGATTATATAAACTGGAGCCCAATCGAACAACAATTTTAG
- a CDS encoding TadE/TadG family type IV pilus assembly protein: protein MKKRLSERGSASIEFIAMVPLLLMLLVVIWQFFVAGFAVYNTQAAANDAAKVYAATNDVGLAQQEAQRMLDTNKHVSGSVGISGGGSGGEFTATVQADFQVSLLPRQVLGYSTSIPIERTVTGRVMQ, encoded by the coding sequence ATGAAAAAACGACTGTCAGAAAGGGGATCTGCCTCAATCGAGTTTATTGCGATGGTGCCACTTTTACTCATGCTACTAGTCGTCATATGGCAATTCTTTGTCGCTGGATTTGCTGTGTACAATACACAGGCTGCAGCAAATGATGCTGCGAAGGTGTACGCCGCGACTAACGATGTTGGACTAGCTCAGCAGGAAGCGCAGCGTATGCTCGATACGAATAAGCATGTGTCAGGAAGCGTAGGGATCTCTGGAGGCGGAAGCGGTGGAGAGTTTACTGCTACCGTCCAAGCGGATTTTCAAGTTTCCTTACTTCCGAGACAAGTACTCGGCTACAGCACCTCAATCCCCATTGAACGCACGGTCACAGGGAGAGTGATGCAATGA